Proteins encoded together in one Hydrogenimonas thermophila window:
- a CDS encoding HD domain-containing protein: MDLNIEIESLLDKQAPDFKISKLLKQEIRNYLDNLEEIFKETQGKAFLVHHTRKVDQFLSIIYKVVLRKMFHSFQPMRNSVPIALVALGSYGREQLCVHSDIDLMIVYKDIPGYNIKEIIEKILYIAWDAGFQLGHRVHEISELPEVSRTDITIKTALLESRFIIGSNFIWMETQRQLGVIRRDNTKEYVLAKIQEAATRHKKNPISMEPNIKESIGGVRDANLAFWIASVRHNIFNLKELVGSIIEESDYTEYRSALEFIFRVRAALHLSAGKKEDTLRLELVPNVANLLGFEKGNPAKAQRELVSRTFQALDTIRKKTAYWIGVLAKPYLFNSDNLPLLRNSLLEPKIFLCENTLYAKREQKPKTFLYYLKLMIKISNNHQVKADASFCHLIDKTEIPKTKGKQLIGAIRQIFYTKYSSSIIDILFKSGKLSEVIPPLKRIMYLPQFDGYHHYPVDIHSIWTLSVMDRIDHDLLKPLFDKLDKDSKAMLKLVALLHDAGKGRIRDHHEVGADLFKIYAKKLGFNEQLIKEGILLIRHHTRMTKTIHNEDIYDESTVSKFVAPLNSQKLLNMLFILTYCDVKSVEDGVYNSFTDRMLKTLYFSALQILEKPAIIDETAKRLRREQALKKLPEFKEIPKSLQKKILSIESNLFFIKHTPKEVLDIGVKVKNISNYSMKIDGTDTLKIEIYRKVPINLGFLLGKLSHLELVAMEIFKLFDGVKYFVLEFNDTISSDEIPMVEKIIQDSFDMEKSIKLIKPKIKRKEISIDCEHSKSYATMQIKTSNQRGLMAYVAHYFDKLGIDIASAVITTRKHRVNDFFLIEKNGNFCTNKEKILEELVEK; the protein is encoded by the coding sequence ATGGATCTAAATATTGAAATTGAGTCTCTTCTAGACAAGCAAGCTCCTGACTTTAAAATTTCTAAACTTTTAAAACAAGAAATAAGAAACTATCTTGATAATTTAGAAGAGATATTTAAGGAGACACAGGGAAAAGCATTTCTTGTACATCATACAAGAAAAGTTGATCAATTTCTATCTATTATCTACAAAGTAGTACTTCGAAAAATGTTCCATTCTTTTCAACCTATGCGAAACTCTGTACCTATTGCACTAGTAGCTCTTGGAAGCTATGGACGAGAACAACTCTGTGTTCATAGCGATATAGATCTTATGATCGTTTATAAAGATATTCCAGGATACAACATAAAAGAGATAATTGAAAAAATTCTATATATCGCTTGGGATGCCGGATTTCAACTTGGACATCGTGTACATGAAATATCTGAACTTCCTGAAGTATCAAGAACAGACATTACCATTAAAACTGCCCTGCTTGAATCACGCTTTATAATTGGTTCAAACTTCATCTGGATGGAGACTCAACGCCAACTAGGTGTCATAAGAAGAGACAATACAAAAGAGTATGTTCTTGCAAAAATCCAAGAAGCTGCTACAAGGCATAAAAAAAATCCAATCTCAATGGAACCAAATATCAAAGAGTCTATTGGTGGTGTAAGAGATGCAAACCTTGCATTCTGGATAGCTTCGGTACGTCATAATATATTTAACCTTAAAGAACTTGTCGGATCTATTATTGAAGAGAGTGATTATACAGAATATCGATCTGCACTTGAGTTTATCTTTAGAGTCAGGGCTGCTTTGCATTTAAGTGCAGGAAAAAAAGAGGATACTCTTCGGCTAGAACTGGTACCAAATGTTGCCAATCTTCTTGGATTTGAAAAAGGAAATCCAGCAAAAGCTCAAAGAGAGCTGGTGAGTCGTACTTTTCAAGCTTTAGATACTATTAGAAAAAAAACAGCTTACTGGATAGGTGTTTTAGCTAAACCATACCTTTTTAATTCAGACAATTTACCTCTTTTACGAAACTCTTTACTAGAACCAAAAATCTTTCTTTGTGAAAATACTCTATATGCAAAAAGAGAACAAAAACCAAAAACTTTTCTTTACTACCTAAAGCTGATGATTAAAATATCTAACAATCACCAAGTTAAAGCAGATGCTTCATTTTGCCACCTTATTGATAAAACAGAGATACCAAAAACAAAAGGAAAACAGTTAATCGGTGCAATCAGACAGATATTCTATACCAAGTATAGTTCATCAATAATTGACATACTTTTTAAGAGTGGAAAACTTTCTGAAGTTATCCCACCTCTAAAAAGAATTATGTATCTACCACAATTTGACGGTTATCACCATTACCCTGTTGACATTCACTCTATCTGGACACTCTCTGTAATGGACAGAATAGATCATGATCTATTAAAACCGCTTTTTGATAAACTGGATAAAGACTCAAAAGCTATGCTAAAACTGGTTGCTCTTTTGCATGATGCCGGAAAAGGAAGAATTCGAGATCATCATGAAGTTGGAGCGGATCTATTTAAAATTTATGCTAAAAAACTTGGATTCAATGAACAGCTTATTAAAGAAGGAATTTTACTTATTCGTCACCACACAAGAATGACAAAAACTATTCATAATGAAGATATTTATGACGAATCTACAGTTTCCAAATTTGTAGCACCTTTAAATAGTCAAAAACTGCTAAATATGCTATTTATTCTTACTTATTGTGATGTAAAATCTGTTGAAGATGGTGTATATAACTCCTTTACTGACAGAATGCTAAAAACATTGTACTTTTCAGCTTTGCAGATTCTAGAAAAACCTGCAATCATAGATGAAACTGCAAAAAGATTGCGTCGCGAACAGGCTTTAAAAAAGTTGCCTGAATTCAAAGAGATACCAAAGTCACTGCAAAAGAAAATACTCTCTATTGAATCAAACCTATTTTTTATAAAACATACACCAAAAGAGGTGTTAGATATAGGAGTCAAGGTAAAAAATATTTCCAACTACTCTATGAAAATAGACGGGACAGATACTCTTAAAATAGAAATATACAGAAAAGTACCAATAAACTTAGGGTTCCTGCTTGGAAAACTAAGCCATCTGGAGCTTGTAGCTATGGAGATTTTCAAACTCTTTGATGGTGTAAAATATTTTGTACTTGAATTTAACGATACAATAAGCAGTGATGAGATTCCAATGGTAGAAAAGATTATCCAAGATTCATTTGATATGGAAAAGTCTATAAAACTTATAAAACCAAAAATCAAAAGAAAAGAGATATCAATAGATTGCGAACACTCTAAAAGTTATGCAACTATGCAGATTAAAACATCAAATCAACGTGGATTGATGGCATATGTAGCACACTATTTTGACAAACTTGGTATAGACATTGCAAGTGCAGTTATCACAACACGAAAGCATCGTGTAAATGACTTTTTCCTTATAGAAAAAAATGGAAACTTCTGCACCAACAAAGAGAAGATTTTAGAAGAGTTGGTAGAAAAGTAG
- a CDS encoding ATP citrate lyase citrate-binding domain-containing protein: MAQKAIREYDGKAIFAKHWNEYFDGFNYDFKSVLVTSADELREKAKEEGYEWLNQEALVVKPDMLFGKRGKNGLVLFKVEKPGDVKLEDAAKWIEEKQSGEVELLSGQKGMLTHFIVEPFTPHTQDQEYYISATVVDNDDVLYMSAEGGMEVEEGWDEKVNEVRIPINMTDEEMEKAVRANVPEGIPAENKERFAKFAIQFFKFYRDLNFAYLEINPIVMIENNAHILDLVARLDDTAGFLMRDKWGDIEFPTPFGMEDQSPEEKAIAEADAKSGASLKLTILNPKGRIWTMVAGGGASVVYADTIADLAGVEDLANYGEYSGGPTESETQFYAETIFDLMTRYEDERGKILIIGGAIANFTDVAKTFTGIIKALDKYADKLKAHNTKIYVRRGGPNYEKGLKDIKDAAERLGLYMEVYGPETHVTDIVRMALDK; the protein is encoded by the coding sequence ATGGCTCAAAAAGCGATACGAGAGTATGACGGCAAAGCCATTTTTGCTAAACATTGGAATGAATATTTCGATGGTTTTAACTACGATTTCAAATCAGTACTTGTAACTAGTGCAGATGAATTGCGAGAAAAAGCAAAAGAAGAGGGTTATGAGTGGTTGAACCAAGAAGCATTGGTTGTTAAGCCAGATATGCTTTTTGGTAAACGTGGTAAAAACGGTTTGGTTCTTTTCAAAGTAGAAAAGCCAGGTGATGTTAAACTTGAAGATGCTGCTAAGTGGATCGAAGAGAAGCAAAGTGGAGAAGTAGAGCTTCTTTCTGGACAAAAAGGTATGCTGACTCACTTTATTGTTGAGCCTTTCACTCCGCATACTCAAGACCAAGAGTACTACATCTCTGCTACTGTTGTTGATAATGATGATGTTCTTTATATGTCAGCAGAAGGTGGTATGGAAGTTGAAGAGGGATGGGATGAGAAAGTTAATGAAGTTCGTATTCCTATCAACATGACTGATGAAGAGATGGAAAAAGCTGTTCGTGCGAACGTTCCAGAAGGAATCCCTGCAGAAAACAAAGAACGCTTTGCAAAATTTGCAATTCAATTCTTCAAGTTCTATCGTGATTTGAACTTTGCATATCTTGAAATCAACCCAATCGTAATGATTGAAAACAATGCACATATCCTTGACTTGGTTGCTCGCCTTGACGATACAGCTGGCTTCTTAATGAGAGACAAGTGGGGAGATATTGAGTTCCCAACTCCATTTGGTATGGAAGATCAGTCTCCTGAAGAGAAAGCAATTGCAGAAGCAGATGCAAAATCTGGTGCTTCACTTAAATTGACTATTCTTAATCCTAAAGGTCGCATCTGGACAATGGTTGCAGGTGGTGGTGCATCTGTTGTTTATGCAGATACTATTGCAGACTTAGCTGGTGTTGAAGACCTTGCAAACTATGGTGAATACTCTGGTGGTCCAACAGAGAGTGAAACACAGTTCTATGCTGAGACTATTTTTGACTTAATGACTCGCTATGAAGATGAGCGTGGTAAGATCCTTATTATCGGTGGTGCTATTGCTAACTTTACCGATGTTGCTAAAACATTTACAGGTATCATTAAAGCGCTTGATAAGTATGCAGACAAACTAAAAGCACACAATACTAAGATCTATGTCCGACGTGGTGGACCAAACTATGAAAAAGGTCTTAAAGACATTAAAGACGCAGCAGAGAGACTGGGACTTTATATGGAAGTCTACGGACCTGAAACACACGTAACAGATATTGTACGTATGGCACTTGATAAGTAA
- the mqnE gene encoding aminofutalosine synthase MqnE — translation MNVVDKVRSCERIYLEDALKLYELDLFTLGELADEKRKALHGKKTYFNINRHINPTNVCKDICKFCAYSASRKNPNPYTMSVEEIVDIAKQSWENGAKEVHIVSAHNPEAGLDWYLGMFKAIKEELPDIHIKALTAAEVNFLAEEYGLSIDEILDRMVENGVDSMPGGGAEIFDEKVRDYICKGKVSSKGWLDIHKKWHKRGKKSNATMLFGHVERREHRIDHMLRLRDLQDETGGFNCFIPLVYQKENNFLKVEEFPTGQEILKTMAISRIVLDNIPNLKAYWVTSTINLALIAQEYGANDLDGTIERESIQAAAGAKSAYGMPLDDFVHLIKDSGFIPVERDSLYNELKVW, via the coding sequence ATGAACGTAGTTGATAAAGTTCGCAGTTGTGAGCGCATCTATTTAGAAGATGCATTAAAGCTTTATGAATTGGACCTTTTTACGCTTGGTGAATTGGCTGATGAAAAACGTAAAGCATTACATGGTAAGAAAACATATTTCAATATCAATCGTCACATAAACCCTACCAATGTATGCAAAGATATCTGTAAATTTTGCGCATACAGTGCAAGTAGAAAAAATCCTAATCCATATACAATGTCTGTTGAAGAGATTGTTGACATAGCTAAACAATCGTGGGAAAATGGTGCCAAAGAGGTTCATATTGTTTCTGCTCACAATCCTGAAGCTGGGCTTGATTGGTATCTTGGAATGTTTAAAGCTATTAAAGAGGAGTTACCGGATATCCATATAAAAGCGTTGACTGCCGCTGAGGTTAACTTTTTAGCTGAGGAGTATGGATTATCAATCGATGAAATACTTGATCGTATGGTTGAAAATGGTGTTGACTCTATGCCTGGTGGTGGAGCAGAAATTTTTGATGAGAAAGTTCGCGACTATATTTGCAAAGGTAAAGTAAGCTCTAAAGGGTGGCTTGATATTCACAAAAAATGGCACAAAAGAGGTAAAAAGAGTAATGCTACTATGCTTTTTGGTCATGTAGAAAGAAGAGAACATCGAATTGATCATATGTTGCGTCTTAGAGACCTTCAAGATGAGACAGGGGGCTTTAACTGCTTTATTCCTCTAGTTTACCAAAAAGAGAATAACTTTTTAAAAGTAGAAGAGTTTCCAACAGGGCAGGAAATTCTTAAAACAATGGCAATAAGCAGGATTGTTCTTGACAATATTCCAAATCTTAAAGCATATTGGGTTACTTCAACAATCAACTTGGCTCTTATTGCACAAGAGTATGGAGCTAATGATCTTGACGGTACTATTGAACGTGAATCTATTCAAGCAGCAGCAGGAGCTAAAAGTGCATATGGAATGCCTTTAGATGATTTTGTTCATTTAATCAAAGATAGCGGTTTTATTCCTGTTGAACGTGATAGTCTCTATAATGAACTCAAGGTTTGGTAA
- a CDS encoding phosphoribosyltransferase, which produces MQRLHYDYKTFSSDLLKLAQKIDKKFDAIIAIARGGMTMAHMLGEYWDIRKVFVINAIGYDDTKKLGKPHIFNIPDLSDCQNILIVDDIADSGDTLSAVMEKLETKYPELTFKTATLFFKPDAKFQPDYKLNRADKWIDFFWNEDLKRYNSSNTR; this is translated from the coding sequence ATGCAGCGTTTACATTATGACTATAAAACATTCTCTTCTGACCTTTTAAAATTAGCACAAAAGATAGATAAAAAATTTGATGCCATTATTGCCATTGCACGAGGTGGTATGACAATGGCACATATGTTAGGAGAGTATTGGGATATTCGTAAAGTGTTTGTCATAAATGCTATTGGGTATGACGATACCAAAAAGCTTGGAAAACCTCATATTTTTAATATTCCTGATTTATCAGATTGCCAAAATATTTTAATTGTTGATGATATTGCAGACAGTGGTGACACACTTTCAGCAGTTATGGAAAAATTAGAAACTAAATATCCAGAATTAACTTTTAAAACGGCTACACTATTTTTTAAACCTGATGCAAAGTTTCAACCAGACTATAAACTCAATAGAGCTGATAAATGGATCGATTTTTTCTGGAATGAAGATTTGAAACGTTATAATTCTTCTAATACAAGGTAA
- the lsrK gene encoding autoinducer-2 kinase produces MKYLMAIDAGTGSIRSLIFDINGNEISFANREWTHISEKDVPNSMGFDFQKNWELAKECIRESIKKSKIDPKDILAVSSTSMREGIILYDKDKNELWGVANVDARAGDEVKYLKENFPGIEEEFYNLSGQTFALGALPRLLWLKNHRPNIYEKVCYISMIGDWVLKKLSGEIAVDPSNGGTTGIFSLQKRAWETEMAKRVGLKDDIFPPVLECGEVLANVSEEASCETGLSVQTKVVMGGGDVQLGSAGLGVVEIGDSAILGGSFWQQIVNIPKETTPPEDMSIRINPHVIENQSQAEGITFFSGLVMRWFRDAFCDLEIELAKKENKDVYEILEQRAKDIPVGSNGVIPIFSDDMKYGKWYHASPSFINLNIDPTLCNKYTLFKSLEENAAIVSNINLKKIEKFTNITSETITFAGGASKGKLWSQIVADVTGKVVKIPKVKEATALGAAMSAGVGAGLYESIKEAAKELVVWEKSYEPNSENHKIYQEIAEKWKKVYKAQLKLVDEGLVNSMWMAPGLG; encoded by the coding sequence ATGAAATATCTGATGGCTATAGATGCAGGTACAGGTAGTATAAGAAGTCTTATTTTTGATATTAATGGTAATGAGATATCTTTTGCAAATAGAGAGTGGACGCACATTAGTGAAAAAGATGTACCAAATAGTATGGGGTTTGATTTTCAAAAGAATTGGGAGCTTGCTAAAGAGTGTATTAGAGAATCCATAAAAAAGTCTAAAATAGATCCAAAAGATATTTTAGCTGTAAGTTCTACAAGTATGAGAGAGGGGATCATACTCTATGATAAAGATAAAAATGAGCTTTGGGGTGTGGCAAATGTAGATGCCAGAGCTGGAGATGAAGTAAAGTATTTAAAAGAGAATTTTCCAGGAATTGAGGAGGAATTTTACAATTTAAGCGGACAAACTTTTGCATTGGGTGCTCTTCCAAGACTTTTGTGGCTCAAAAATCATAGACCTAATATTTATGAAAAAGTTTGCTACATCTCTATGATAGGTGATTGGGTATTAAAAAAACTTTCAGGCGAAATAGCAGTAGATCCAAGTAATGGCGGAACAACGGGAATATTTAGCCTTCAAAAAAGAGCCTGGGAAACAGAGATGGCTAAAAGAGTAGGGTTGAAAGATGACATTTTCCCACCAGTGCTGGAGTGTGGAGAGGTGCTTGCTAATGTAAGCGAAGAGGCTTCTTGTGAAACTGGATTGTCAGTTCAGACAAAAGTGGTTATGGGTGGTGGAGATGTTCAGCTTGGAAGTGCTGGACTTGGTGTAGTAGAGATTGGAGACAGTGCCATTTTGGGTGGTAGTTTTTGGCAGCAGATTGTCAATATTCCAAAAGAGACAACACCACCTGAAGATATGAGCATTCGCATAAATCCGCATGTTATAGAAAACCAGTCTCAAGCAGAAGGTATAACTTTTTTTAGCGGTCTTGTAATGAGATGGTTTAGAGATGCCTTTTGTGATTTGGAAATTGAGTTGGCTAAAAAAGAGAACAAAGATGTATATGAAATTTTAGAACAAAGAGCCAAAGACATACCAGTAGGTTCAAATGGAGTAATTCCAATCTTTAGTGATGATATGAAATATGGCAAATGGTATCACGCAAGTCCAAGTTTCATCAATCTAAATATCGATCCAACTCTTTGTAACAAATATACTCTATTTAAAAGTTTAGAAGAGAATGCTGCAATTGTTTCAAATATAAACCTTAAAAAGATAGAGAAATTTACAAATATCACAAGCGAAACCATTACATTTGCAGGTGGGGCTAGCAAGGGAAAACTGTGGTCTCAAATAGTAGCAGATGTTACAGGAAAAGTTGTAAAGATTCCAAAAGTAAAAGAGGCTACAGCTTTGGGTGCTGCTATGAGTGCAGGTGTAGGAGCAGGGTTATATGAGAGTATAAAAGAGGCAGCAAAAGAGTTGGTTGTATGGGAAAAGAGTTACGAACCAAATAGTGAAAATCATAAAATCTATCAAGAGATTGCTGAAAAATGGAAAAAAGTATATAAAGCTCAGTTGAAACTAGTAGATGAAGGATTGGTAAATTCTATGTGGATGGCACCAGGGCTTGGTTGA
- a CDS encoding anthranilate synthase component II has product MVLMIDNYDSFTYNIVQYCLELGADLKVIRNDEMSIDEIRALNPEKIIISPGPATPNEAGVSLEVVKTFHKDTPIFGICLGHQTIAQAFGGKVVRAKNLMHGKTSQMKVHIESPIFKSMPDTFTATRYHSLVVEKDTLPENIIATAFSNDDHEIMALQIDKYPVFGVQFHPESIMSEHGHLMLDNFLKL; this is encoded by the coding sequence ATGGTTTTAATGATCGATAATTACGATAGCTTTACCTACAATATTGTTCAGTATTGTTTGGAGCTTGGTGCTGATTTGAAAGTTATAAGAAACGATGAGATGAGTATTGATGAGATTAGGGCATTAAACCCTGAGAAAATTATTATATCACCAGGTCCAGCTACTCCAAATGAAGCAGGTGTCAGCCTTGAAGTGGTAAAAACCTTTCATAAAGATACTCCAATATTTGGTATTTGTCTTGGTCATCAAACTATTGCTCAGGCATTTGGAGGCAAAGTCGTCAGAGCAAAGAATTTAATGCATGGAAAAACATCTCAAATGAAAGTTCATATAGAGTCTCCTATATTTAAGTCTATGCCTGATACTTTTACTGCTACTCGTTATCACTCACTAGTTGTTGAAAAAGATACATTACCTGAAAATATAATTGCAACAGCTTTTAGTAATGATGACCATGAGATTATGGCATTACAGATAGATAAATATCCAGTTTTTGGAGTACAGTTTCACCCAGAGTCGATTATGAGTGAGCATGGACATTTAATGCTGGATAACTTTTTGAAACTTTAA